TTTATTTTCCACTAAATCTGCTGCGCTCAACTTTGCAGAAGAGGTAGCGGAAAAGAggggaagatgtgtgtgtgtgtttgtgtgtgtgtgtgtgtgtttgggtactGGTGGAGGTGGGAGTGTTTAGTCGCGACAGGATTCTTGCAAATTTGCTGTCGGTAGCTAAAGCTACAGTATGCGTTTGAGCAGAGCCGTCTCTGGTTTGGGCGGCTCGTCTCGTACGCCAGCCTCTCTGCTTGCGGCCGCCATCTCCTCTCAGCGCGGGCTTGAGATCGCAGGCTGACCGTGATGAGTTTTAGAAATGTGTTTGATGCCCAGTCTTCCACAGCATGGAGCGAGACCCAATCACTCTCCACTTCCATCTCCTTTCAATTTcgccaacaaaaaaaacacaaagggTTTTGGTTTTTATATAAACCAAGTGTTTCAGATGGTTTACTCTTGTAAACAGGGAGTTTATTTGGAAACGTGGAATACCAGAggcttttttccctccctccctctctctctacctctctctctctctctctctctctctctttattcctTTCACCCATAAAGCTGAGTGAATTAGGGAAAAACAAACAGGCCTTGATAGAAAattctgtgtttgtctgcgccACAGTGGGACTCTGGGCTCGCAGCATTCCTGCTCAATAAGTCATGAgctcgcctcctcctcctcttcctcttcctcctcctcctcctcctcctcctcttcctcctcccgcTTGTGCTCTTTCTGCAGCGAGGCGGCTGCGTCGTCGAGATGCTAAATAGATGACGCTCGGACTGTGTCAAGCCCCTTCAGACTGCACAAATCAGGGCAGCGGGAGAGGCACCCCGCTTTGTTTACGTGCTGTAGGATGGAGGGATGCatatagggagggagggagagatggagggagggatgggtgctgttttttttcatcTCTGCATCATATTTAGACAAAGACATAAAAAAAGATGGGTGTAATCCGTAGTTTAATTTTGCAGGCGTTTGTCCGTTAAGAAGACCTTCCTGTTTGAGTTTGCACTAATCGCTTCTGAGAAGCTTTTCAATCTGCTGGCCATAATGAAAATGTGATAAAACCAGATCCAAATCTTTAGGGGGATGAGAGGATGACTGCAGAGGGACAATgagcaagcgagagagagaaagagagaaacagggattaaaaaaaagaaagaaagaaagaaaggcggAAGCGTTTGCCCTTATTTCTCCTCTCCCTTGGGATTTAGTGTCTTTAGTTCCTTTGCTCTTAttttgctctttttttctctctttctgtttctccctcgctccctctcttcttccccctccctcttttcctctctctctgtccctcgctCTTTCTCGCTCCTTGTCTCTGTCCCTGGTTTCCCTTGCCTTTCTGACATtataattctgtgtgtgtgtgtgtgtgtttgtgctttgcAGATGGTGACGATGACCCGGGGCTCTCCTGGGTGCCCTCGTCCCCCTCCAGCAAAGACGTGGCGTCGCCCTCGCAGATGCTGGGCGACGGCTGCTGCGACCTGGGCATGGGCACGGGCGGCGAGGAGGAGGGCGGCTCGGGCCTGCCCTACCCGTGCCAGTTCTGCGACAAGTCCTTCAGCCGCCTGAGCTACCTGAAGCGGCACGAGCAGATCCACAGCGACAAGCTGCCCTTCAAGTGCACGTTCTGCAGTCGGCTGTTCAAGCACAAGCGCAGCCGCGACCGCCACGTCAAGCTGCACACGGGCGACAAGAAGTACAGCTGCCAGGAGTGCGAGGCGGCCTTCTCGCGCAGCGACCACCTCAAGATCCACCTGAAGACGCACAGCTCCAGCAAGCCCTTCAAGTGCAGCGTGTGCAAGCGGGGGTTCTCGTCCACCTCCTCGCTGCAGAGCCACATGCAGGCGCACCGCAAGAACAAGGAGCACAAGGACCTGAAGGACCAGGGCGGACGCAAGGCTGGCGGCGGAGGGGCAGGGGGAGGCTCGGCCGGCTCGGGCGGGTCTGAGGGCGGCGCGGACGTCGAGCAGGACCTGTACATGTGCGACTACTGCGAGGAGACGTTTAGCCAGACGGACGAGCTGGAGAGGCACGTGCTGACGCGGCACCCGCAGCTGTCGGACCGCGCCGAGCTGCAGTGCATCCACTGCCCGGAGATCTTCAGCGACGAGGGCACGCTGCTGGCGCACATCGACCGCGCGCACGCCCACCGCAAGCACAAGTGCCCCGTGTGCGCCGAGCAGTTCCCCTCGGTGGAGGATGTCTACTGCCACCTGGACAGCCACCGGCAGCCGGACTCCAGCAACCACAGCGTCAGCCCCGACCCCATGCTGGGCAGCGTGGCCTCCATGAGCAGCGCCACGCCGGACTCTAGCGCCTCCCTGGAGCGCGGCTCCACGCCGGACTCCACCCTCAAGCCCGTGCCCAGCCGCCGCAAGCTGGCGCCGTCCTCGTCCGACCCGGACGACGGCGTCCTGGGCTGGGCCCAGGCGGGCAAGGTGACCTACAGCTGCCCGTACTGCTCCAAGCGCGACTTCAACAGCCTGGCGGTGCTGGAGATCCACCTGAAGACCATCCACGCCGACAAGCCGCAGCAGAGCCACACGTGCCAGCTGTGCCTGGACACTCTGCCCACCCTCTACAACCTCAGCGAGCACATGCGCAAAGCCCACCGCGCCAGCGGGGGCAGCGTTGCGGCAGCGGCAGCGGCCGCCGCCTCCGCGCTCCCCATCCTGCAGTTCAGCAACGTGACGGCCTTCCACTGCAACTACTGCCCGGACATGTTCGCCGACATCAACTCGCTGCAGGAGCACATCCGCGTGACGCACTGCCTGCCCGGCGGCGTGCTGGCCGGCTCGACCACGCTAGAGGGCAACCACGCCTTCTTCTGCAACCAGTGCTCCATGGGCTTCCTGACAGAGTCCTCGCTGACCGAGCACATCCAGCAGACGCACTGCAGCAACGCGGGCGGAGGCggcggtggaggaggagggggtggtggaggcGGCGGGGTTGCCAAGATGGAGTCACCGGTGCTCCAGCCATCGCAGTCCTTTATGGAGGTCTACTCGTGCCCCTACTGCACCAACTCGCCCATCTTCGGCTCGCTGCTCAAGCTGACCAAGCACATCAAGGAGAACCACAAGAACATCCCGCTGGCCAACAACAAGCGCAAGGTCAAAGTGGCCGACCTCAGCCCGGCGTCGTCCGACGTGGAGATCTCTTCGCCCAAGCGGCACCGGGCGGCTGGCGACACCACCCCGGCCAGCGCCAACGGCGACTACCCCTGCAACCAGTGCGACCTGCGCTTCGCCAGCTTCGAGGGCTTCCAGGCGCACCTCAAGTCGCACCTGGAGCTCCTGCTGCGCCGGCAGTCCTGCCCACAGTGCAACAAAGAGGACTTCGAATCCCAAGATGCACTGCTGCAGCACCTGACGGTGCActacaccaccacctccacgcAGTATGTGTGCGAGAGCTGCGACAAGCAGTTCTCCTCGGTCGACGACCTGCAGAAGCACCTGCTGGACATGCACACTTTCGTGCTCTACCACTGCACGCTGTGCCAGGAGGTGTTTGACTCCAAGGTGTCCATCCAGGTCCACCTGGCGGTCAAGCACAGCAACGAGAAGAAGATGTTCCGCTGCACGGCGTGCGCCTGGGACTTCCGCAAGGAGGCGGACCTTCAGCTGCACGTCAAGCACAGCCACCTGGGCCACCCCAGCGGTCCGGCGGGGGCCGGCAAGGCCCGCAAGTGCATCTTCTGCGGCGAGAGCTTCTGCACCGAGGTGGAGCTCCAGTGCCACATCACCACGCACAGCAAGAAGTACAACTGCCGCTTCTGCGGCAAGGCCTTCCACGCCATCGTGCTGCTTGAGAGGCACCTCCGCGAGAAGCACTGCTCCTTCGAGAGCGGCCACGCGCACGGCAACGGAGGCAGCCAGAACGGCACGCCCAACGGCGTGGCCCAGACTTCgaagcgaggaggaggaggaagcgcaGGAGGAGCGGTGAGCGGGGGGACTGTGGCGGCCGAGCAGGCGGACCTGCAGAGCATGCTGCTGAAGAGCGGTGTGTCCGGCCAGCAGGACGCGTCCAACAGCCACGACGGCGCCGGCAGCGGCGGCGAGGACGAGCTGGACGCCTCGGAGCCCATGTACGCGTGCGACATCTGCGGCGCCGCCTACACCATGGAGTCGCTGCTGCAGAACCACCGGCTGCGCGACCACAACATCCGGCCGGGCGAGGACGACGCCGGCTCGCGCAAGAAGAAGGCCGACTTCATCAAGGGCAGCCACAAGTGCAACGTCTGCTCGCGCACCTTCTTCTCCGAGTCGGGCCTGCGCGAGCACGCCCAGACGCACCGTGGGCCGGCCAAGCACTACATGTGCCCCATCTGCGGCGAGCGCTTCCCGTCGCTGCTCACGCTGACCGAGCACAAGGTGACGCACAGCAAGAGCCTGGACACGGGCACGTGCCGCATCTGCAAGATGCCGCTGCAGAGCGAGGAGGAGTTCATCGAGCACTGCCAGATGCACCCGGACCTGCGCAACTCGCTGACCGGCTTCCGTTGCGTGGTCTGCATGCAGACGGTCACCTCCACGCTCGAGCTCAAGATCCATGGCACGTTCCACATGCAGAAGCTCTCCTCGTCCGGGAGTGTAGGGGCCACCGGTGGGGGCATGGGCGGAGGGGTCATCGGAggcggaggaggtggaggcggGTCGGCGTCGTCCTCGCCCAACGGGCAGCTGGGCGGTCACAAGCACTACAAGTGCGCCCTGTGCCTGAAGGAGTTCAAGAACAAGAACGACCTGGTCAAGCTGGACGTCAACGGCCTGCCCTTTGGCCTGTGCGCCGCCTGCATGAGCCGCGGCACCAACGGGCAGTCGCCCAGCGGGATGGTCACCACCGGAGGGGGCGGGGGCGGCACCACGCCTCAGGACCTGGGCGACAAGGCGGCCGCGGCGGGCCTGCGATGCGTGGAGTGCGCAGTGAAGTTCGAGAGCGTGGAGGACCTGGAGAATCACGTGCAGGTGGACCACCCCAAGATGAGCCCCGAGACCAGCGGCAACAAGAAGGTGACCGACGCATCGCCCGTCCCAAAAGTAAGAGTCGCCATGGTGACCTGATTCAAAGCTGTGTGCtatagtttgtgtgtttgagatggtGAGCAGTGGTGCTGAGGCAGGTGTGCAGTTGTTAATAATtaatagggctgtaacgatatatgATTCGAACCCGAAATCGCGACATTCATATCCACAatactgtgtcgcggtgtgaaaaagcagaatcgcgacacaccctttctagtgtttcacgcacTGCTTTGTAGCT
This DNA window, taken from Alosa sapidissima isolate fAloSap1 chromosome 11, fAloSap1.pri, whole genome shotgun sequence, encodes the following:
- the LOC121724150 gene encoding zinc finger protein 423-like, producing the protein MLGDGCCDLGMGTGGEEEGGSGLPYPCQFCDKSFSRLSYLKRHEQIHSDKLPFKCTFCSRLFKHKRSRDRHVKLHTGDKKYSCQECEAAFSRSDHLKIHLKTHSSSKPFKCSVCKRGFSSTSSLQSHMQAHRKNKEHKDLKDQGGRKAGGGGAGGGSAGSGGSEGGADVEQDLYMCDYCEETFSQTDELERHVLTRHPQLSDRAELQCIHCPEIFSDEGTLLAHIDRAHAHRKHKCPVCAEQFPSVEDVYCHLDSHRQPDSSNHSVSPDPMLGSVASMSSATPDSSASLERGSTPDSTLKPVPSRRKLAPSSSDPDDGVLGWAQAGKVTYSCPYCSKRDFNSLAVLEIHLKTIHADKPQQSHTCQLCLDTLPTLYNLSEHMRKAHRASGGSVAAAAAAAASALPILQFSNVTAFHCNYCPDMFADINSLQEHIRVTHCLPGGVLAGSTTLEGNHAFFCNQCSMGFLTESSLTEHIQQTHCSNAGGGGGGGGGGGGGGGVAKMESPVLQPSQSFMEVYSCPYCTNSPIFGSLLKLTKHIKENHKNIPLANNKRKVKVADLSPASSDVEISSPKRHRAAGDTTPASANGDYPCNQCDLRFASFEGFQAHLKSHLELLLRRQSCPQCNKEDFESQDALLQHLTVHYTTTSTQYVCESCDKQFSSVDDLQKHLLDMHTFVLYHCTLCQEVFDSKVSIQVHLAVKHSNEKKMFRCTACAWDFRKEADLQLHVKHSHLGHPSGPAGAGKARKCIFCGESFCTEVELQCHITTHSKKYNCRFCGKAFHAIVLLERHLREKHCSFESGHAHGNGGSQNGTPNGVAQTSKRGGGGSAGGAVSGGTVAAEQADLQSMLLKSGVSGQQDASNSHDGAGSGGEDELDASEPMYACDICGAAYTMESLLQNHRLRDHNIRPGEDDAGSRKKKADFIKGSHKCNVCSRTFFSESGLREHAQTHRGPAKHYMCPICGERFPSLLTLTEHKVTHSKSLDTGTCRICKMPLQSEEEFIEHCQMHPDLRNSLTGFRCVVCMQTVTSTLELKIHGTFHMQKLSSSGSVGATGGGMGGGVIGGGGGGGGSASSSPNGQLGGHKHYKCALCLKEFKNKNDLVKLDVNGLPFGLCAACMSRGTNGQSPSGMVTTGGGGGGTTPQDLGDKAAAAGLRCVECAVKFESVEDLENHVQVDHPKMSPETSGNKKVTDASPVPKKKTYQCIKCQMTFETEREIQIHVANHMIEEPGQLQVLYFCLSRRGIRDDARIMGTDEHPLKRITHHLELAGRNHGGMEQGAVGTQAGIPRSSPILCPVADSSLCVSAGPTDTRPGGKDAHMAGHRKEEEEEEEKGRNRLHGSNQFVRGHQLFHSGVRVDQPSPPAPQSLIWPWTPLDAPGHPPPPLTPPNPAGLGAREPLGGMGALQRALFSSAAKRLLLHNSRGRCGEADDSFPEKQETFGPALMPIL